A stretch of Cryptosporangium aurantiacum DNA encodes these proteins:
- a CDS encoding DUF4185 domain-containing protein: protein MPHPVPRRMLAVLAALVAGFLVGTVVMWRTLNPDNDGGPPPIPALASVKELGPLRQHPRVNGRDNGQSAGYGDRSIWVFGDTVVREPWKFISSTGAATTDLRASDGITITATDVFGKEGAEPVDLLPLTASEKAFDAKHAKERCTPKADKNCGAQIGLWPGAIVADPERHRLLVLYHKLCRQGPPDSQCSGPLGHGLGTGIAEVNMDTRRVTRLTARDESVLQSVDGPDPTLFFPHATGYTAAAVLVDEHLYVYGDCDNRCHLARAPIEDLADRSGWEFYAGRDDSGAAEWTSDQDDAVTNLSAGSAGNSIIHVPALDAWLNVFLPRLSNTLTAQVGASPAGPWSRPFAVTETDNAGAGTNYAAFAHPEYAEDDGRIQYLSYYQQATYQQRLVRVVFDD, encoded by the coding sequence GTGCCCCACCCGGTCCCCCGCCGGATGCTCGCGGTGCTCGCGGCGCTGGTCGCCGGCTTCCTCGTCGGCACCGTCGTCATGTGGCGCACGCTCAACCCCGACAACGACGGCGGGCCACCGCCGATCCCCGCCCTCGCGAGCGTGAAGGAACTCGGGCCGCTGCGCCAGCACCCCCGGGTGAACGGGCGCGACAACGGTCAGAGCGCCGGCTACGGCGACCGGTCGATCTGGGTGTTCGGCGACACGGTGGTCCGCGAGCCGTGGAAGTTCATCTCCAGCACCGGCGCGGCCACCACCGACCTGCGGGCGAGCGACGGGATCACGATCACCGCCACCGACGTCTTCGGCAAGGAGGGTGCGGAACCCGTCGACCTGCTGCCGCTGACCGCCTCGGAGAAGGCGTTCGACGCGAAGCACGCGAAGGAGCGCTGCACACCTAAGGCCGACAAGAACTGCGGTGCGCAGATCGGGCTGTGGCCGGGCGCGATCGTCGCCGACCCGGAGCGTCACCGGCTGCTCGTGCTCTACCACAAGCTCTGCCGTCAGGGGCCGCCGGATTCGCAGTGCTCGGGGCCGCTCGGCCACGGCCTCGGCACCGGCATCGCCGAGGTCAACATGGACACCCGGCGGGTGACGCGGCTGACCGCGCGTGACGAGTCGGTCCTGCAGAGCGTCGACGGCCCGGACCCGACGCTGTTCTTCCCGCACGCGACCGGCTACACGGCGGCCGCTGTCCTCGTCGACGAGCACCTGTACGTGTACGGCGACTGCGACAACCGCTGTCACCTGGCGCGCGCACCGATCGAGGACCTGGCCGACCGGTCCGGCTGGGAGTTCTACGCGGGACGCGACGACAGCGGCGCCGCCGAGTGGACGAGCGACCAGGACGACGCCGTGACGAACCTGTCGGCGGGCTCAGCGGGCAACTCGATCATCCACGTTCCCGCGTTGGACGCCTGGCTCAACGTGTTCTTACCGCGGCTGAGCAACACGCTCACCGCCCAGGTGGGTGCCTCGCCCGCCGGGCCGTGGTCGCGTCCGTTCGCGGTGACCGAGACCGACAATGCCGGCGCGGGCACGAACTACGCCGCGTTCGCGCACCCGGAGTACGCCGAGGACGAC